A DNA window from Thermococcus sp. 4557 contains the following coding sequences:
- a CDS encoding XTP/dITP diphosphatase, which yields MRLAFITSNPGKVEEARKYFRPLGVEVYQLKFEYPEIQADTLEEVAEYGLRWLAERIDGPFFLDDSGLFIDALKGFPGVYSAYVYRTLGIDGILRLMAGVEDRKAHFRSVIAYWDGEVHLFTGRVDGEITREKRGTGGFGFDPIFMPQGFDRTFAEMTTKEKNDISHRGRALKAFSEWLKENLK from the coding sequence ATGAGGCTGGCTTTTATCACTTCTAACCCCGGAAAGGTTGAGGAAGCGAGGAAGTACTTCAGGCCCCTCGGCGTTGAGGTTTACCAGCTCAAATTCGAGTACCCGGAGATACAGGCGGATACGCTCGAGGAGGTTGCTGAGTACGGCCTCAGATGGCTCGCCGAGAGAATAGACGGCCCGTTCTTCCTCGATGATTCCGGACTGTTCATCGACGCCCTCAAGGGCTTCCCCGGTGTGTACTCGGCCTACGTGTATAGAACCCTTGGAATAGACGGCATCCTGAGGCTCATGGCGGGCGTTGAGGACAGAAAAGCGCACTTCAGGAGCGTCATCGCCTACTGGGACGGTGAGGTTCACCTGTTCACGGGCCGCGTCGATGGGGAGATAACCCGGGAGAAGCGTGGGACCGGCGGCTTCGGCTTTGACCCGATATTCATGCCTCAGGGATTCGACAGAACTTTTGCCGAAATGACAACTAAGGAGAAGAACGATATATCACATCGTGGAAGGGCTTTAAAAGCCTTCTCAGAGTGGCTAAAGGAAAACCTTAAATAA
- a CDS encoding Lrp/AsnC family transcriptional regulator, whose product MVNTLDATDLRLLKELKENARENIASLSKKLGIPRTTVHYRIKKLVEEGVIEKFTVKPDYKKLDLGTTAFILARYEPDSGLSQREVAERIAALEGVYEVHIIAGEWDLLIKVRAPSSEEVGKIVVDRLREIKGVGQTVTMVSFVTVKEEL is encoded by the coding sequence ATGGTAAACACTCTTGATGCCACCGATTTGAGGCTGTTGAAGGAACTCAAGGAGAACGCGAGGGAGAACATAGCCTCGCTCAGCAAGAAGCTCGGCATACCCCGAACCACCGTCCACTACCGCATCAAGAAGCTGGTGGAGGAGGGCGTGATAGAGAAGTTCACAGTCAAGCCCGACTACAAAAAGCTCGACCTCGGAACCACCGCGTTCATCCTCGCCCGCTACGAACCGGACTCAGGCTTAAGCCAGCGCGAGGTTGCTGAGAGGATAGCGGCTCTTGAGGGAGTTTACGAAGTCCACATAATAGCCGGTGAGTGGGACCTCCTCATAAAGGTCCGCGCTCCAAGCTCCGAGGAGGTCGGAAAGATAGTCGTGGACCGGTTAAGGGAGATAAAAGGGGTTGGCCAGACGGTTACGATGGTGTCATTCGTGACCGTCAAGGAGGAGCTTTAG
- a CDS encoding radical SAM protein: protein MVERKKLKIYIPGIKFPSISLTGNYCALNCAHCGRHYLEGMKKPRKRELLDFCLNLERSGGLGCLLSGGMDSRLKVPIDKYANELREIKRRTSLKLNAHVGFIDESDLEWVRYVDVVSLDFVGDDDVIRRVYRIDKTVEDYLRIVELLTENRIRVAPHITIGLDFGRIGWEYRAIDLLMEYPIEVLVLDVLIPTKGTEMEKVPKPSVEESLKVVKYARERFDGEISIGCMRPLGRWRVDFDRGAILAGVDRLTNPPRKVIEWAKSVREVEIIYECCVM from the coding sequence ATGGTGGAAAGAAAGAAACTCAAAATCTACATTCCCGGTATCAAATTCCCTTCTATCTCTCTCACCGGTAACTACTGCGCGCTGAACTGCGCCCACTGCGGGAGGCACTACCTCGAGGGGATGAAAAAGCCCAGGAAGAGGGAGCTCCTTGACTTCTGCCTCAACCTTGAGCGCTCCGGAGGTTTGGGCTGCCTGCTGAGCGGCGGTATGGACTCCCGCCTGAAGGTACCGATTGACAAGTACGCTAATGAGCTGAGGGAGATAAAGCGAAGAACGAGCCTCAAGCTCAACGCCCACGTGGGGTTCATAGACGAGAGCGACCTGGAGTGGGTCAGGTACGTCGATGTCGTCTCCCTCGACTTCGTGGGCGATGACGACGTCATAAGGCGCGTTTACAGAATAGACAAGACCGTTGAAGACTACCTACGGATAGTCGAGCTCCTGACAGAAAACAGAATCCGCGTGGCGCCTCACATAACGATAGGCCTCGACTTTGGAAGGATTGGCTGGGAGTACCGGGCCATAGACCTGCTGATGGAGTATCCGATAGAAGTCCTCGTGCTGGACGTTCTGATCCCGACAAAGGGGACGGAGATGGAGAAAGTTCCAAAGCCGTCAGTGGAGGAGAGCCTGAAGGTCGTGAAATACGCGAGGGAGCGCTTCGACGGTGAGATAAGCATAGGCTGCATGCGGCCGCTGGGCAGGTGGCGGGTTGACTTCGACAGGGGAGCGATTCTAGCCGGCGTTGACAGGCTGACGAACCCGCCGAGGAAGGTCATCGAATGGGCGAAGAGCGTGAGGGAGGTCGAGATAATCTACGAGTGCTGCGTCATGTGA